A window of Apium graveolens cultivar Ventura chromosome 8, ASM990537v1, whole genome shotgun sequence contains these coding sequences:
- the LOC141679329 gene encoding protein WHAT'S THIS FACTOR 9, mitochondrial: protein MIFRSHPNFRTLRKFLYLLYPRPCLRLKHKHPLCLYIQAHNYVNVHMKWKKDINFDAIESINKSIELKPLISLKNCIANSPNGCIPISDVSKRGLQLDVHCKVARFLRLYPSVFEEFIGPDYNLPWFRLTRKAIELDQEEKAIYREFRDDIQCRLKKFVLMSGERRLPLKIIKGMQWYLGLPDEYLDDPEKNLDGRFRIVDMEDGLKGIAVDCEDIILSFVQRNAMRSGVCQGRLEEVVEFPLFPSKGMRLKRKIGDWFDKFHEVPYVSPYEEYWGLDSDSDVAEKRVVGVLYEMLGLFVEHAAERKKLLCLKKYMGLPQKFHKVFERHPYIFYLSMMNKTCTTILKEPYCNKVSIEAHPLSEIRKRYIGLMKESTIILKRRRFNNQFRHQHNHNLNQDTGPLHDRGTEAVAHN from the coding sequence ATGATATTCAGAAGTCACCCAAACTTCAGAACCTTGAGGAAATTCCTCTACTTGTTGTATCCTCGGCCATGTCTACGCCTCAAACACAAACACCCGCTTTGTTTATACATACAAGCACATAACTATGTGAATGTGCACATGAAATGGAAGAAAGATATAAACTTTGATGCAATTGAGTCCATTAACAAGTCCATTGAGCTCAAACCCTTGATTTCTCTCAAGAATTGTATTGCAAATTCACCAAATGGTTGTATTCCAATTTCAGATGTTTCGAAAAGGGGTCTTCAATTAGATGTTCATTGTAAAGTTGCTAGGTTTCTTAGATTATACCCTTCTGTTTTTGAGGAGTTTATTGGTCCTGATTATAATCTTCCTTGGTTTAGGCTGACCCGAAAAGCTATTGAGTTAGATCAAGAAGAGAAAGCTATTTATAGggaatttagagatgatataCAATGTAGGTTGAAGAAATTTGTACTTATGAGTGGTGAGAGGAGATTGCCATTGAAGATAATTAAGGGAATGCAGTGGTATTTGGGTTTACCGGACGAATATTTAGACGATCCGGAAAAGAATCTTGATGGGCGTTTTAGGATTGTGGATATGGAAGATGGGTTGAAGGGTATAGCTGTTGATTGTGAGGATATTATTTTGTCTTTTGTTCAGCGGAATGCGATGAGGAGTGGTGTGTGTCAAGGGAGACTAGAGGAGGTGGTTGAATTTCCGCTTTTTCCATCTAAGGGTATGAGATTGAAGAGAAAGATTGGTGATTGGTTTGATAAATTTCATGAGGTGCCTTATGTTTCACCATATGAGGAATATTGGGGGTTGGATTCAGATAGTGATGTGGCGGAGAAACGGGTTGTGGGCGTGCTCTATGAAATGCTTGGTTTGTTTGTTGAGCATGCTGCTGAGAGGAAGAAGCTTTTATGCTTGAAGAAGTATATGGGTTTGCCACAGAAGTTTCATAAGGTATTTGAGAGACATCCGTATATATTTTACTTATCGATGATGAATAAGACTTGCACAACGATTCTGAAAGAACCTTATTGTAACAAGGTATCTATAGAGGCTCATCCTCTTTCAGAAATTAGGAAAAGGTATATTGGTCTCATGAAAGAATCCACAATTATCTTGAAGAGGAGGCGTTTCAATAATCAGTTTAGACATCAACACAATCATAATTTGAATCAGGATACAGGTCCTCTACATGACCGTGGGACTGAAGCAGTAGCACATAATTAA